CCGAGAGACACAGCGACAGATCGTCCATACAGTTGCCCAAGAGTTCCCGGATGAGCCGTTTGTCTGCGAAGAAGAACTCGAACCGGCAGGGGACGCGGGCGGGCTGCCCAGCCAGCATACCGGGCCGATGGTCGAAGCGGTCCCCGAGACGGGACCGTGCTGGGTGGTCGATCCCATTGACGGAACCGCCAACTTTGCGAGAGGGAACGTCCTGTGGGCGAACAGCGTCGCGGCGGTCGTAGACAGCGAGACAGTCGCAGCAGCGACGTACCTGCCCGCAGTGCAGGACATCTACACCGCAGGACTGGAGAATGCAACGCGAAACGGCCAGCGACTCGCGGTCAGCGAACGGACCGATCCAGAAACCTTTGCCGTCGCGCTGGTCGCAGCGTGGTCCAACGAGCGAAGCGACCGGTTCGGCGACCTCGCGCGCGCGATCAACCTGCGATTCGGTGACGGTCGCCGGTATGGGACGCTACAGTCGACGCTGGCGTTCGTTGCCAGCGGCGAACTCGAAGCGGCGGTCACGACCGAACCGACGACACCGTGGGACACGCTCGCGGGCGTCGAACTCGTCCGATCGGCTGGCGGTGTCGTAACTGACCTTCACGGCGACCAGTGGACGATCGGCAGTGACGGACTCGTCGCTTCAAATGGTGAGGCACACGAGGAACTCCTCGCAGCTGTCTGAGCTATTCGGCGTCGAGTTCGTCGGACTCGTAGTCGTCCTCGTATCGTTCCAGCGCCATTTCGAAGCCACGCCTGGCCTGCTCGTAGGTCTCGCGGAGGTCGGCGATCGGCGTCTCGGTCGCGTCGACCCGCAAGTCGTCGTAGTACGGGTCGATCGCTCGCTGTTCGGTCGAGCGAACGAGCAAGGCCGCGCTCTGGACCGGGAGTTCCTCGCGCTTGTCGCCGCCCTCGACGTGGCCGGCCTCGAGCGCGTCGATCAGTCGCGCGGCGAGTGGACGATCCGGATCGGTGGACGGATCGTCCGGAGACGTGACCTCGTAGGCCGTCGCGGTCGCTTCGATGACCGATTCGCCGGTCAGGAGGTTACCCGCAACGGTGTAGTTGTCTCCGACACGGTGTCCGTACCAGGGCTTGCACTCGTCCCCGGAGAACGCGAACTCCCCGTCCGTCCCGACGCCGTGCAACTGACGCTGCTCGCTCCCGTCGTCGGCGTTGAGCAGCGATTCCAGCGCGTCTTCGACAGCCAGTCCGTCGTCCAGGTATTCGACGCCCTTGCGGCCGAGTTCGACGTTGACGAGACTCTGGGTCGCGACCGCTCCGTTCTCGCTGGCGAACGGACAGAGCGTCCCGACGCCGGGGAGTCGAGTCGTGACCGCGACGCCGAACCGGGTCTGCTCGGTACCGTCCTGATCGCGGTAGCGCTCGCGAACGCAGATACTGAACGTCACAATTCGACGGTCGAGTGGGGTCGATGTTATACTATCGGCTCGGCTCACAGGACAACGGCCGGCTTACGCAACGTATAAATTGTATTTCGCTATATCAAATTCACCCCTCTACGGAGATGTCTACCACCGACTGCGAGAACGGACTCGGTCCCGATCAGTCCGCGAACCGTTCGACGTCGGCCTGCTCGGATAGCGCGTCGGCCTGCTCGCTGGGGAGTCGCTCGCGAAGGCGTTCGAGAAGTTGTCCGCCCTCACCGCGTTCGTTCTCGATCGCTCTGATCAGCGCGAGCGCACGCTGGACCCTGGTCTTGCGCCAGGACACCTCTCGGGACTCGTAGGTTCGGATCGCCCGCAAGAGGTCGACCTTCCGGAACTCCGGCCAGTAGGGGGCACAGAAGTACACGGCGGCCTCGTTGCCGTTGGCGTGCCACGGCAGAAAGTTCGAAGTCCGCTCGTCCCCGCCAGTTCGGATGATGAGATCGACGTCGCGGGTCGGCCCGTCGTACAGGCGGCGATCGACCGTCCCGACGTCAACGGCACCGGGATCGAGGTCGCCGTCGCGCACGTCCCGGGCGATGCCCCGGGCCGCGTTCAGCAGTTCGGCACGGCCACCGTACGCCAGCGCGACGTTGAGCTGGAACTGGTCGTACGACCGCGTTCGCCGGTCGGCGTAGGCGATCGCGTCCTGTACTCGCTCCGGCAAGCGGTCGATCTCGCCGATCGCACGGATCCGGACACCTGCCTCGTGGACGCGATCCGCGTCCGCGAACTCCCGGAGCTTCCGCTCGAGGAGATCGAACAGCGCCTCGCGTTCGTCGGCTGGCCGCTCGAAGTTCTCCGTCGAGAAGGCATACAGCGTCAACTCCTCGATCCCCAGTTCCTCGCACCATTCGAGGACAGCTTCCGTCGTCTCGGCACCCTCTCTGTGACCGTCAGTGGCGTCGTCGCCCTGCTCGCGGGCGTACCGTCGATTGCCGTCCTGAATGACGGCGACGTGGTCCGGCGTTCCCGATACTTCCCACTCCAGAAGCGTCTCGTACAGCCGCATCGCCGGTCCACGAAGCAACGATCGCACACGTGAGTCATGTCGAGCAGTCAGTATGAGTGTTGTGTTCTGATCTCGGCAACGGGAATATCGCGTCCCGGGACGGACATGACGGTCCGGTCGTCCGTCTGGACGACACGGGCTGGTCGGGCGGGCCACCGAAATATCGTGAGGCGTATTAGGCCGGGCGACAGAGCACTGATAATGGCCGAAGAGATCATCGACGAGGAACTGTACGAACAGGCCGAGAACCTGCTCGAACCGGGCGAGATCGAGCTCAACGGTCTGATCGTCCACACCGATTTCGGTCGCGACAAGGAGGCGGAACTGAACCAGGCGACAATCGAAATCGGTGACATCATCGCCGAGCATGCCGCGCCGGACGAGGAGACGTTCGTCTACTCGGGCACCGACGACCCGGAGTTCGGCCTCAACCAGCACCAGGGACTGACGCTCGAAGACGAGGAGTTCGTCTGGGAGTGCCAGCAACTCCTCCGCGAGGGGACGTTTCGGATCGTCTTCTACTACGAAGCCGACGCCGACCAGGAGGCGATCCTCGATGCTGTCTCGGCGGCCGGCTACACGGTCGTCGGCGTCGAAGGTCCACACGCTGCGTGACGTCAGGATCGATCTATCATGCGTCAAACTGGCATGGTGAATGTACACATGGACTTTGAACAGGTTTTAGATACTGTCGGACCTAACGTTCGATGAGAGACGACAACGTGACCGTAGCGACCACAGGTGAGATTACGTGACACGGGCAACAGGCGTCATCACCGGGATGAGCGTTTCCCACCGTCAGGCGGACGTCCGCGAGATCGAGTCGGCAGCGGCGACAGACCAGCACGCCGTGGTCGACTGTCTGCTCGAAGAGGAGGCCGTCGCGGAGGCGTTCGCACTACAGACGTGCAACCGTGTCGAGGCCTACGTGGTGACTGACAGCGCCGACGCCGGTCGGGCCGTTCTGGAGGAGTATGCCGCCGAGATCCCCGACTCGGTGATCGAGTGGCTCGACCACGAGGCGAGCCTCCGGCACCTGATGCGCGTGGCGGCCGGGCTGGAGTCGCTCGTCATCGGCGAGGACCAGATCATCGGACAGGTCAGAGACGCCTTCGAGGACGCCCGAACCGCCGGAGGTATCGGACCGGTACTTGAGTCCGCGATCACCAAGGCGATCCACGTCGGCGAGCGCGCGCGTTCGGAGACGGCGATCAACGACGGCGTCGTCTCGGTCGGTAGCGCCGCCGTCGAACTGGCCGCCGCCGAGCACGACATCGATGGAGCGACCGCTACAGTGATCGGTGCCGGCGAGATGGCGACGCTCTCGGCGAAGGCCCTCGACGCCAGAACCGACGTCGATCAACTGTTCGTGGTGAATCGGACGGTCGAACACGCCGAACGCGTCCTCGATAGTGTCTCAGTCGACGGTGACTCGCTCGATATGAGCGACCTCGAGCAGGCGGTGACGACCGCGGATATCGTCATTTCGGCGACGGGGACGACCGAACCAGTCGTCGATTCGGCATTGCTGGCCGATGCGGGCGAGACCATCGTGCTCGATCTCGCTCGCCCGCGAGACGTTCCCGAACGGGTCGGCCAGTTATCCGGCGTGACGCGGTACGATCTGGACGCGCTGAAGTCGGTCACCGAGGAGACGCGCGCTCAGCGCCGCGACGCCGCGCTCGAGGTCGAACAGTTGATCGAGAAGGCGTTCGAAGAACTGCTCACCCAGTACAAGCGCAAGCGAGCGGACGAGGTCATCTCCGCCATGTACGAAGGAGCGGAGCGTCACAAAGCCGCCGAGCTACAGAAGGCGTTCGCGAAACTCGATCTCGACGAGGGAGAGCGCGAAGTCGTCGAATCGATGGCGGACGCGATCGTCAACAAGTTACTCGCCCCGCCGACGAGCAGTCTTCGGGACGCGGCCGAAGACGACGACTGGTCGACGATCAACACCGCCCTGCGACTGTTCGATCCCTCTCTCGAGGGCGAAACGCCGCCGATCGAGGAGTTCGTGACGGACGCGCCGGGGTCGGAGACGGACCGCG
This window of the Halapricum desulfuricans genome carries:
- a CDS encoding inositol monophosphatase family protein produces the protein MNDARQRAAIVERAARAGGAVARDAFRGPLTIETKAGKNDLVTDSDRETQRQIVHTVAQEFPDEPFVCEEELEPAGDAGGLPSQHTGPMVEAVPETGPCWVVDPIDGTANFARGNVLWANSVAAVVDSETVAAATYLPAVQDIYTAGLENATRNGQRLAVSERTDPETFAVALVAAWSNERSDRFGDLARAINLRFGDGRRYGTLQSTLAFVASGELEAAVTTEPTTPWDTLAGVELVRSAGGVVTDLHGDQWTIGSDGLVASNGEAHEELLAAV
- a CDS encoding DUF1028 domain-containing protein; this encodes MTFSICVRERYRDQDGTEQTRFGVAVTTRLPGVGTLCPFASENGAVATQSLVNVELGRKGVEYLDDGLAVEDALESLLNADDGSEQRQLHGVGTDGEFAFSGDECKPWYGHRVGDNYTVAGNLLTGESVIEATATAYEVTSPDDPSTDPDRPLAARLIDALEAGHVEGGDKREELPVQSAALLVRSTEQRAIDPYYDDLRVDATETPIADLRETYEQARRGFEMALERYEDDYESDELDAE
- the uppS gene encoding polyprenyl diphosphate synthase, which translates into the protein MRSLLRGPAMRLYETLLEWEVSGTPDHVAVIQDGNRRYAREQGDDATDGHREGAETTEAVLEWCEELGIEELTLYAFSTENFERPADEREALFDLLERKLREFADADRVHEAGVRIRAIGEIDRLPERVQDAIAYADRRTRSYDQFQLNVALAYGGRAELLNAARGIARDVRDGDLDPGAVDVGTVDRRLYDGPTRDVDLIIRTGGDERTSNFLPWHANGNEAAVYFCAPYWPEFRKVDLLRAIRTYESREVSWRKTRVQRALALIRAIENERGEGGQLLERLRERLPSEQADALSEQADVERFAD
- a CDS encoding DUF5778 family protein yields the protein MAEEIIDEELYEQAENLLEPGEIELNGLIVHTDFGRDKEAELNQATIEIGDIIAEHAAPDEETFVYSGTDDPEFGLNQHQGLTLEDEEFVWECQQLLREGTFRIVFYYEADADQEAILDAVSAAGYTVVGVEGPHAA
- the hemA gene encoding glutamyl-tRNA reductase; its protein translation is MTRATGVITGMSVSHRQADVREIESAAATDQHAVVDCLLEEEAVAEAFALQTCNRVEAYVVTDSADAGRAVLEEYAAEIPDSVIEWLDHEASLRHLMRVAAGLESLVIGEDQIIGQVRDAFEDARTAGGIGPVLESAITKAIHVGERARSETAINDGVVSVGSAAVELAAAEHDIDGATATVIGAGEMATLSAKALDARTDVDQLFVVNRTVEHAERVLDSVSVDGDSLDMSDLEQAVTTADIVISATGTTEPVVDSALLADAGETIVLDLARPRDVPERVGQLSGVTRYDLDALKSVTEETRAQRRDAALEVEQLIEKAFEELLTQYKRKRADEVISAMYEGAERHKAAELQKAFAKLDLDEGEREVVESMADAIVNKLLAPPTSSLRDAAEDDDWSTINTALRLFDPSLEGETPPIEEFVTDAPGSETDREIVQDRFDD